A region of Kribbella sp. NBC_01245 DNA encodes the following proteins:
- a CDS encoding ATP-binding protein: protein MATAVDISPREAEVLTLVGAHLSNAEIAARLFISVRTVESHVSSLLRKLEVPDRRALAHRTPEPTGAAPSHHPAPALPAPLTSFIGRVSEQAALTEMLTAQRQVTAVGPGGVGKTRLALAVAADATGEYSDGVWFVDLVPVTDPGMIATAVAGTLGLGEQPGRDMTESVVAALADRHTLLVLDNCEQVLDGVALFLELLLANCPRLTVLATSRARLMVPFERVYQVPPLSLPVDGESDAVALFMDRADAVGRPLDSPLRDQIVAICERLDGMALAIELAAARYHSLGLDGITAALSHPLRMLTGGFRADERHRSVRAALDWSHALLEPADRVLLRQVSVFAAPFTAAAAGEVAETEEFLVADGLARLAEQSLLVVTASPRGTTYRALETIRQYATEQLAEAGELADVRSRHLRWCLSKAAGLAVVGEDWRPKFDAIADDLRAALAWAAQEPEQRADAYRLAHHLAELTFTRNLIGESQQRYEQAASFAEDPGSAAAALRHAAAVAGCRMRGDDMYDLYRAAAESARSAGDNAAAACDLATMATTAYRFPDKFVRPLPPEEIAALITDARELAGEDSAAQAMVALAEAAQALTAAITAGQEAPGNAIPETVASAERAVELTHRTGDPVAESAALDVLTCALSWASDTFAAAATAQRRVKVLSSTPNTPAATHELIEALGEAAEAGLGTGDLAGARQWARQLADHPLLAEVGHRAMSWLLVADALAGNVDEVLTGSVRFLDAWRRAGSPARSFLGPAVAAVAMIHGLRDDDDTRREWLEILDQLGAEREQTYGYGAIFDAMLLLHHGQVAEAMERMAPEPWEVWKWVTWIWHHWYVALRAEAAVLAGSPFARDRVAEARTIVAGNPVAGAMVERAQALLDADQEALLATAAAFDAAGCHYQSARTVLLAEHAETSG from the coding sequence GTGGCAACAGCAGTGGACATCTCGCCTCGGGAAGCCGAGGTTCTGACCTTGGTCGGAGCTCATCTCAGCAACGCGGAGATCGCGGCCCGGCTATTCATCTCGGTGCGTACCGTGGAGAGTCACGTCTCCTCGCTGCTGCGCAAGCTGGAGGTGCCGGATCGGCGGGCGCTCGCCCATCGCACGCCCGAGCCGACCGGCGCCGCTCCGTCCCACCACCCGGCACCGGCTCTTCCGGCCCCGCTGACCTCGTTCATCGGCCGCGTGAGCGAGCAGGCAGCGCTGACCGAGATGCTCACGGCACAGCGCCAGGTGACCGCGGTCGGTCCCGGTGGAGTGGGCAAGACCCGGCTCGCGTTGGCGGTGGCCGCGGACGCAACCGGTGAGTACTCCGACGGCGTGTGGTTCGTCGACCTCGTCCCGGTCACGGATCCGGGCATGATCGCGACCGCTGTCGCCGGCACGCTCGGCCTCGGCGAGCAGCCTGGCCGTGACATGACCGAATCCGTGGTCGCCGCGCTGGCCGACCGTCATACCTTGCTGGTGCTGGACAACTGTGAGCAAGTGCTGGACGGGGTGGCGCTGTTTCTCGAGCTACTGCTGGCGAACTGCCCTCGACTGACCGTGCTGGCGACCAGCCGGGCCCGGCTGATGGTGCCGTTCGAACGGGTGTACCAGGTCCCGCCGCTGTCGCTGCCCGTCGACGGTGAATCCGACGCGGTCGCGTTGTTCATGGATCGGGCGGACGCGGTGGGCCGGCCGCTGGATTCACCACTGCGCGACCAGATCGTCGCCATCTGTGAGCGGCTGGACGGAATGGCGCTGGCGATCGAGCTGGCCGCGGCGCGGTATCACTCGCTCGGGCTCGACGGCATCACCGCTGCCCTGTCCCACCCGCTCCGCATGCTCACCGGCGGCTTCCGTGCCGATGAACGGCACCGTTCGGTGCGGGCGGCGCTGGACTGGAGCCATGCGCTGCTAGAGCCTGCCGACCGCGTGCTCTTGCGCCAGGTGTCGGTGTTCGCGGCGCCTTTCACCGCTGCCGCGGCGGGGGAGGTGGCCGAGACCGAGGAATTCCTGGTCGCCGATGGCCTGGCCCGGCTCGCCGAGCAGAGCCTGCTGGTGGTGACGGCATCACCGCGCGGTACGACGTACCGGGCGCTGGAGACCATCCGGCAGTACGCGACGGAGCAGCTCGCCGAGGCCGGTGAGCTGGCCGACGTTCGATCCCGGCACCTTCGCTGGTGCCTGAGCAAGGCGGCCGGCCTGGCAGTGGTCGGAGAGGACTGGCGGCCCAAGTTCGACGCGATCGCCGACGACCTTCGCGCCGCCCTGGCTTGGGCGGCGCAGGAGCCGGAGCAGCGCGCCGACGCGTACCGACTCGCCCACCACCTTGCGGAGCTGACGTTCACCCGCAACCTCATCGGCGAATCCCAGCAGCGGTATGAGCAGGCGGCCTCGTTCGCCGAAGACCCCGGCTCGGCCGCTGCCGCACTTCGGCACGCCGCCGCCGTGGCCGGCTGCCGGATGCGCGGTGACGACATGTACGACCTCTACCGCGCGGCTGCCGAATCCGCCCGCAGTGCCGGGGACAACGCCGCCGCTGCGTGTGACCTGGCGACCATGGCCACCACCGCGTACCGCTTCCCGGACAAGTTCGTACGGCCGTTGCCACCGGAAGAGATTGCGGCGCTCATCACGGATGCGCGGGAACTGGCCGGCGAGGACTCGGCCGCACAGGCCATGGTGGCGTTGGCCGAAGCCGCGCAGGCGCTCACGGCCGCGATCACCGCCGGCCAGGAAGCACCCGGCAACGCCATCCCGGAGACGGTCGCGAGCGCCGAACGGGCTGTCGAACTGACCCACCGTACGGGCGATCCGGTCGCCGAATCCGCCGCGCTCGACGTACTGACCTGCGCCCTGAGCTGGGCCAGCGACACGTTTGCCGCAGCCGCCACGGCCCAGCGCCGGGTCAAGGTGCTGTCGTCCACACCGAATACGCCGGCCGCTACCCATGAGCTGATCGAGGCGCTCGGTGAAGCCGCCGAGGCCGGCCTTGGTACCGGCGACCTGGCGGGGGCTCGCCAGTGGGCACGGCAACTCGCCGATCATCCGTTGCTGGCCGAGGTCGGGCACCGCGCCATGAGTTGGCTGCTGGTCGCGGATGCCTTGGCGGGCAACGTCGACGAGGTGCTCACCGGCAGCGTCCGGTTCCTCGATGCGTGGCGGCGCGCAGGCAGTCCCGCCCGGTCGTTCCTCGGTCCCGCGGTGGCCGCGGTGGCGATGATCCACGGCCTCCGCGACGACGATGACACCCGGCGTGAATGGCTGGAGATCCTGGATCAGCTCGGTGCTGAACGGGAACAGACCTATGGCTACGGCGCGATCTTCGACGCGATGCTGTTGCTGCACCACGGGCAGGTAGCGGAGGCGATGGAGCGGATGGCGCCCGAGCCCTGGGAGGTGTGGAAATGGGTCACCTGGATCTGGCACCACTGGTACGTCGCGCTGCGCGCCGAGGCCGCAGTGCTTGCCGGCAGCCCCTTTGCGCGTGACCGGGTGGCCGAGGCGCGGACCATCGTGGCCGGTAACCCGGTCGCCGGTGCCATGGTGGAGAGAGCTCAAGCCCTGCTCGACGCCGACCAGGAGGCGCTGCTCGCCACGGCAGCCGCGTTTGACGCCGCCGGCTGTCATTACCAGTCCGCACGGACCGTGTTGCTTGCCGAGCACGCGGAGACGAGCGGTTGA
- a CDS encoding glyoxalase, producing the protein MTTFESVTLEAPDTTAAAFYNALGLAPYVNVRASDAPSTGFRGFALSLVMSQPGNVDAIINAAVEAGATTLKPATKSFWGYGGVVQAPDGTLLKVATSAKKDSGPVSRQIDQVTLLLGVVDVKASKRFYVDQGLPVAKSFGGKYVEFSTTSAVSLALYPRRALAKDAGVSEDGTGSHRIVLRSDASVLTDPDGFVWEAA; encoded by the coding sequence ATGACCACGTTCGAATCAGTCACCCTCGAAGCTCCCGACACCACCGCCGCCGCCTTCTACAACGCTCTCGGTCTGGCCCCTTACGTGAACGTCCGCGCCTCGGATGCACCGAGCACCGGCTTCCGTGGATTCGCACTGTCACTCGTGATGTCGCAGCCGGGCAACGTCGACGCGATCATCAACGCCGCCGTCGAGGCCGGCGCCACCACGCTGAAGCCGGCCACGAAGAGCTTCTGGGGGTACGGCGGCGTCGTACAGGCCCCGGACGGAACGCTGCTCAAGGTCGCTACCTCGGCCAAGAAGGACAGCGGCCCGGTAAGCCGGCAGATCGACCAGGTCACGCTCCTGCTGGGAGTGGTGGACGTCAAGGCGAGCAAGCGCTTCTACGTCGACCAGGGCCTGCCCGTGGCGAAGAGCTTTGGCGGAAAGTACGTCGAGTTCAGCACTACGTCGGCCGTCTCGCTGGCGCTCTACCCGCGCCGCGCGCTCGCCAAGGACGCTGGCGTCTCCGAGGACGGCACCGGTTCGCACCGGATCGTGCTCCGCAGCGACGCGAGCGTCCTGACCGACCCGGACGGATTCGTCTGGGAAGCCGCCTGA
- a CDS encoding iron chaperone, producing the protein MSTTYQGFTAEERAAMKEHAADQKKAARRASRADKAAEAMRDVLAKIAEMKDSDRIMAERVHAVIMASAPVLEPKLWYGMPAYALDGKIVCHFQSAEKFKSRYATLGFSDQAQLDNGTMWPAAFALTEVTPEVEAQISALAKQAVS; encoded by the coding sequence ATGAGCACCACGTACCAGGGATTCACCGCCGAAGAGCGGGCCGCGATGAAGGAACACGCAGCAGACCAGAAGAAGGCAGCACGCCGCGCCTCCCGCGCGGACAAGGCGGCAGAGGCGATGCGGGACGTACTCGCGAAGATCGCCGAGATGAAGGACTCCGACCGGATCATGGCCGAGCGCGTCCACGCCGTCATCATGGCCAGCGCTCCGGTCCTGGAGCCCAAGCTCTGGTACGGGATGCCCGCTTACGCGCTGGACGGCAAGATCGTCTGCCACTTCCAGAGCGCGGAGAAGTTCAAGTCGCGCTACGCCACACTCGGCTTCAGCGACCAGGCCCAACTGGACAACGGCACCATGTGGCCAGCCGCCTTCGCCCTGACCGAGGTAACCCCCGAGGTGGAAGCCCAGATCAGCGCCCTCGCAAAGCAGGCCGTGAGCTGA
- the sigJ gene encoding RNA polymerase sigma factor SigJ, whose amino-acid sequence MTTGSEPGLSAIMSERRQLINLAYRLLGSLADAEDVVQETYARWYAMTPEQQAAIESPGAWLTKVAGRICLDLLGSARARRERYVGEWIPEPVPDRREWVDSADPADRVTLDESVNMAFLVVLESMTPAERVAFILHDVFRYSFAEVAEIVGRTPAACRQLATSARRRLRTSDAPSAPAAQHADVVRDFKEAWKTKDIAALIGLLDPNVVATGDGGGLVNARLHPLTGGETVARWFIEIADRAFAMTFLERTVNGQPGLVAQQDGVTVMVMAFDVADARIKNIWAVLNPEKLRPWTIT is encoded by the coding sequence ATGACCACCGGATCCGAGCCCGGGCTGAGCGCGATCATGAGCGAGCGGCGTCAGCTGATCAATCTCGCTTACCGGCTCCTCGGTTCGCTGGCCGATGCCGAGGATGTCGTACAAGAGACGTACGCCCGCTGGTACGCCATGACCCCGGAGCAGCAGGCGGCCATCGAATCCCCCGGCGCCTGGCTGACCAAGGTCGCCGGTCGCATCTGCCTCGATCTGCTCGGCTCGGCACGCGCCCGGCGGGAACGCTACGTCGGCGAGTGGATCCCCGAGCCGGTGCCCGATCGCCGCGAATGGGTCGACTCTGCCGATCCCGCTGACCGCGTCACCCTCGACGAGTCGGTCAACATGGCCTTCCTCGTCGTACTCGAGTCGATGACACCGGCCGAACGCGTCGCGTTCATCCTCCACGACGTCTTCCGCTACTCGTTCGCCGAAGTGGCCGAGATCGTCGGCCGTACGCCGGCGGCCTGTCGCCAGCTGGCCACCTCGGCCCGCCGCCGCCTCCGTACGTCGGACGCGCCCTCAGCTCCGGCGGCCCAGCACGCCGACGTCGTCCGGGACTTCAAGGAGGCGTGGAAAACCAAGGACATCGCCGCCCTCATCGGCCTGCTCGACCCGAACGTCGTGGCGACCGGCGACGGCGGCGGCCTCGTCAACGCCCGACTCCACCCGCTGACCGGTGGCGAAACCGTCGCGCGCTGGTTCATCGAAATCGCCGACCGTGCCTTCGCCATGACGTTCCTGGAACGCACGGTCAACGGGCAACCCGGCCTAGTGGCTCAACAGGACGGCGTCACCGTGATGGTGATGGCGTTCGACGTCGCAGACGCCCGAATCAAGAACATCTGGGCCGTTCTAAACCCCGAAAAACTACGCCCCTGGACAATCACCTGA
- a CDS encoding GNAT family N-acetyltransferase, translating to MTVTAVLPGDYTVRSPEPTDAEALFGMFVAYNTPLIGYADGTVDEVADRIVEPGFDRTTDGFLVLAKDGLPVGYGTTFGKGDRQIVGIQVWSQQPAVADWLFDRTMRRAREMGRERGHAEVTVDTDVYRADKPLRALLARNDFTTGTTYHRMQINHTEPVAIPEVPAGVVVRRGALDDATRWTAHQVILDCHRDHYGFAERPHEEWIEWFDATSTFDWSQMTLLEIDGQAVAVRVCSDKYLETDNCGSVDTVGVLGEFRGRGLAKFLLHDAFALDAAAGRVGTILDVDTNNPTSALGLYQSVGMSPTLVSDGWRRILPIA from the coding sequence ATGACGGTCACCGCTGTGCTGCCTGGCGATTACACCGTCCGGTCTCCTGAGCCGACCGATGCCGAGGCACTGTTCGGCATGTTCGTGGCCTACAACACGCCGTTGATCGGGTACGCCGACGGCACGGTGGACGAAGTCGCCGATCGCATCGTCGAGCCCGGCTTCGACCGTACGACAGACGGGTTTCTCGTACTCGCCAAAGACGGTCTGCCAGTCGGCTATGGGACCACGTTCGGCAAGGGCGATCGCCAGATCGTCGGAATCCAGGTGTGGTCGCAGCAGCCGGCGGTCGCGGACTGGCTGTTCGACCGGACAATGCGACGCGCGCGGGAGATGGGCCGCGAGCGCGGCCACGCCGAGGTCACCGTCGACACTGACGTTTACCGCGCCGACAAACCGCTGCGCGCGCTGCTGGCCCGCAACGACTTCACCACGGGTACGACGTACCACCGGATGCAGATCAACCACACCGAACCGGTCGCCATCCCGGAGGTACCCGCGGGCGTCGTGGTCCGGCGAGGCGCGCTAGACGATGCCACCCGCTGGACCGCCCACCAGGTCATCCTCGACTGCCACCGCGACCACTACGGTTTCGCAGAACGGCCACACGAGGAGTGGATCGAGTGGTTCGACGCGACTTCCACCTTCGACTGGTCCCAGATGACGCTGCTCGAGATCGATGGGCAGGCGGTCGCGGTGCGCGTGTGTAGCGACAAGTACCTCGAAACCGACAACTGCGGCTCCGTCGACACGGTCGGCGTGCTCGGGGAATTCCGCGGGCGTGGTCTGGCGAAGTTCCTGCTGCACGACGCGTTCGCTCTCGACGCAGCCGCCGGACGGGTCGGCACAATCCTCGACGTCGACACCAACAACCCGACCTCAGCGCTCGGCCTCTACCAGTCGGTCGGCATGAGCCCCACCCTCGTCTCCGATGGCTGGCGCCGCATCCTCCCCATCGCCTAG
- a CDS encoding VOC family protein has translation MTTQGIKTVLHPVSDLAASKAVYAALLGIEPQTDSSYYVGFDTEGQHIGLVPGGGPQGMTSPVSYWHVPDIEAKLAEVIAAGATVTEAAHEVGGGRLVATVIDPDGNVLGLLQDR, from the coding sequence ATGACCACTCAGGGAATCAAGACCGTGCTGCACCCCGTGTCCGACCTCGCAGCATCCAAGGCTGTGTATGCGGCCCTGCTCGGGATCGAGCCGCAGACCGACTCGTCGTACTACGTCGGCTTCGACACCGAGGGCCAGCACATCGGCCTGGTGCCCGGGGGTGGACCGCAGGGCATGACCTCACCGGTGTCGTACTGGCACGTGCCGGACATCGAGGCGAAGTTGGCCGAGGTGATCGCCGCCGGCGCCACCGTGACCGAGGCCGCGCACGAGGTTGGCGGCGGCCGCCTGGTGGCCACCGTCATCGATCCCGACGGCAACGTCCTCGGACTCCTTCAAGACCGCTAA
- a CDS encoding ricin-type beta-trefoil lectin domain protein produces the protein MRLKSLLLCALMVLAATFIPASTASAVGVTPGTYVNYTFGSPSLTQAEFRMTINASPGKANVYWANQFGFTAGSVGGYTGMQTHRDGVGMFIYSLWNSTDWRAGDAGTYCIRFQEDGTGGSCRLDQTPVAGHTYAFAIASEGSGWYGVTVRDLTAGTSFKLGSLQTGAGNTISTSGMVSWTEYFDWNNDRATCDDEPYSKLSMTAPTSGTQTAQFTGTSESSGCAADSQVTISGSTAVQENGIGNSSSGEIRGSGGCLDVSGSDGTTILLYSCTGGNNQNWVHAENNTLHALFSCLDASATQASAVILYSCHGGTNQQWTQPGDGTIRSNGLCLTAPATLGSKVTVAQCNNSATQRWTTPA, from the coding sequence ATGAGACTCAAGTCCTTACTGTTATGCGCCCTGATGGTCCTGGCCGCCACTTTCATCCCCGCATCGACCGCGTCGGCGGTCGGGGTCACGCCTGGCACCTACGTCAACTACACCTTCGGCAGCCCGTCGCTGACCCAGGCCGAGTTCCGGATGACGATCAACGCGTCGCCCGGCAAGGCCAACGTCTACTGGGCAAACCAGTTCGGCTTCACCGCCGGTAGCGTCGGCGGCTACACGGGCATGCAGACGCACCGGGATGGCGTCGGCATGTTCATCTACTCGCTCTGGAACTCCACTGACTGGCGCGCAGGTGACGCCGGCACGTACTGCATCCGGTTCCAGGAGGACGGCACCGGCGGTAGTTGCCGCCTCGACCAGACGCCGGTCGCCGGTCACACGTACGCGTTCGCCATCGCCAGTGAAGGCAGCGGCTGGTACGGCGTGACGGTTCGCGATCTGACCGCCGGTACGTCGTTCAAGCTCGGCAGCCTGCAGACGGGTGCCGGTAACACGATCAGTACGTCGGGGATGGTCAGTTGGACCGAGTACTTCGACTGGAACAACGATCGGGCCACCTGCGACGACGAGCCGTACTCCAAGCTCTCGATGACGGCTCCGACCAGCGGCACCCAGACGGCACAATTCACGGGCACCTCGGAGAGCAGCGGTTGCGCCGCCGACAGCCAGGTGACGATCTCCGGCTCGACCGCCGTACAGGAGAATGGCATCGGCAACTCGTCTTCGGGCGAGATCCGTGGCAGCGGTGGCTGCCTGGACGTGTCCGGCTCCGACGGTACGACGATCCTGCTCTACAGCTGCACGGGCGGGAACAACCAGAACTGGGTGCACGCCGAGAACAACACCCTGCACGCCTTGTTCAGTTGCCTCGACGCGAGCGCCACACAGGCAAGCGCCGTGATCCTCTACAGCTGCCACGGCGGAACCAACCAGCAGTGGACGCAGCCCGGCGACGGGACGATCCGCTCGAACGGCCTCTGCCTCACCGCACCGGCCACGCTGGGCAGCAAGGTAACCGTTGCCCAATGCAACAACTCCGCAACCCAACGCTGGACCACCCCAGCCTGA
- a CDS encoding TetR/AcrR family transcriptional regulator translates to MSRIIIRHVALTVKGLATRQRIIEGAAVHLRGDDPGDVTLDDIRAVTNTSKGQIFHYFPGGKEELLLAVARYEADRVLDDQRPYLGALESWAAWQRWRDAVVERYRAQGKNCPLAALMSQVGNTPGAAEVATTLLAQWQTHVRQGITRMQAGGLVRADLDADRVASAFIAGIQGGVQVLRSTGSIDHLEAALDTLIDHLRGG, encoded by the coding sequence ATGAGCCGGATTATCATCCGGCATGTGGCATTGACCGTGAAAGGGCTCGCGACCAGGCAGCGCATCATCGAAGGCGCCGCGGTGCACCTGCGCGGCGACGATCCGGGCGACGTGACGCTCGACGATATCCGGGCTGTCACCAACACCAGCAAGGGCCAGATCTTCCACTATTTCCCAGGCGGCAAGGAAGAACTCCTGCTCGCCGTCGCGCGGTACGAGGCCGATCGCGTGCTCGATGATCAACGGCCGTACCTCGGTGCGCTCGAGTCCTGGGCGGCCTGGCAGCGCTGGCGAGACGCGGTCGTCGAGCGTTACCGCGCGCAGGGAAAGAACTGCCCGCTCGCCGCGCTGATGAGCCAGGTTGGAAACACCCCCGGCGCTGCCGAAGTCGCCACCACCCTGCTCGCACAGTGGCAGACGCATGTGCGGCAAGGAATCACCCGAATGCAGGCCGGCGGGCTGGTGCGCGCCGACCTGGACGCCGACCGGGTCGCGTCCGCTTTCATCGCGGGCATTCAAGGTGGTGTGCAAGTGCTGCGCTCGACGGGGAGTATCGATCATCTGGAGGCGGCGCTGGACACCCTCATCGACCACCTTCGCGGCGGTTAA
- a CDS encoding DoxX family protein, which translates to MNIALWIVAGVLAAAALAGGAQKLIQPKEKLAAVGLVLLMVGAMITHVRRHEAPYLVVNLVVLAVAAFVAWGRLGPQPFSG; encoded by the coding sequence ATGAATATCGCTCTGTGGATCGTTGCGGGCGTACTCGCCGCAGCCGCCCTGGCCGGTGGCGCCCAGAAGCTGATCCAGCCCAAGGAGAAGCTGGCCGCCGTCGGTCTGGTGTTGCTGATGGTCGGCGCGATGATCACGCATGTACGCCGCCACGAGGCGCCGTACCTCGTCGTGAACCTCGTTGTGCTCGCCGTCGCCGCATTCGTTGCCTGGGGCCGCCTTGGTCCGCAGCCCTTCAGCGGCTGA
- a CDS encoding nuclear transport factor 2 family protein: MTNFEALADRVEIEALRGEFTDAGMMRDYDRFASLFTPDGVWGIPAANIEFVSRPEIRAGIERLQANWEYFVQTVHPGTIQLDGDTAAGRTYVAELGRFHDGRSHQNYAIYHDRYQRTPDGWKFAERVYEVRYVDTTPLAGSPYAAGDPSITVDSGR, translated from the coding sequence ATGACCAACTTCGAGGCCCTTGCCGATCGCGTCGAGATCGAGGCGTTGCGCGGCGAATTCACCGACGCGGGGATGATGCGCGACTACGACCGCTTCGCGTCGCTGTTCACCCCGGATGGCGTGTGGGGGATTCCCGCCGCCAACATCGAATTCGTCAGCCGGCCAGAGATCCGCGCCGGGATCGAACGGCTGCAGGCGAACTGGGAGTACTTCGTGCAAACCGTCCACCCGGGCACGATTCAGCTGGACGGCGACACCGCCGCCGGCCGGACGTACGTCGCGGAGCTCGGGCGCTTTCACGACGGCCGGTCCCACCAGAACTATGCGATCTACCACGACCGCTACCAGCGAACTCCGGACGGCTGGAAGTTCGCGGAACGCGTCTACGAGGTCAGGTACGTCGATACCACGCCACTAGCGGGATCGCCGTACGCCGCGGGAGATCCCTCGATAACCGTCGACAGCGGTCGCTAA
- a CDS encoding serine hydrolase domain-containing protein: protein MVDVQGECDERFGEVRDALEASLDKDDVGASAAVYLDGEPVVDIWGGYADEARTRPWERDTITNVWSTTKTMVALCALILADRGVIDLDAPVARYWPEFGAEGKENVLVRHVLSHTAGLPVWDEPLPTERLYDWPLVTGLLAAQTPRSEPGAVGAYHAVTQGFLIGEVVRRVTGRSIGEFFAGEVAGPLGADFHLRLPAEHDHRVAPMIAPRTMSPEMVAQGPGNPPITPETVNTEAWRRAEIPSGSGFGNARSIGAVQSVLASGGQVRGVRLLSAAGCERVLAEQFAGVDELLGAQMRYGMGYGLQGRTALWGGRGGSLVLVDFDTRMTVAYAMNQMLDEGMLGDDRAMSIVFAAYGGLQNAG from the coding sequence ATGGTGGACGTCCAGGGGGAGTGTGACGAGCGGTTCGGCGAGGTGCGTGACGCGCTCGAGGCGTCGCTGGACAAGGATGACGTCGGCGCCTCCGCCGCCGTCTACTTGGACGGTGAGCCGGTCGTCGACATCTGGGGCGGGTACGCCGATGAGGCGCGCACCCGTCCGTGGGAACGCGACACCATCACCAATGTCTGGTCCACCACGAAGACGATGGTGGCATTGTGCGCGTTGATCCTGGCCGACCGAGGCGTGATCGACCTGGACGCACCAGTCGCGCGGTACTGGCCGGAATTCGGTGCCGAGGGTAAGGAAAACGTGCTGGTGCGGCACGTGCTCAGCCATACCGCGGGCCTGCCGGTTTGGGACGAGCCGCTGCCGACCGAGCGGCTGTACGACTGGCCGTTGGTGACGGGATTGCTGGCAGCGCAGACGCCGCGCTCGGAGCCCGGGGCGGTGGGCGCGTATCACGCGGTGACGCAAGGGTTTCTGATCGGTGAGGTCGTACGCCGGGTCACTGGCCGCAGCATTGGCGAGTTCTTCGCCGGGGAAGTCGCAGGGCCGCTCGGCGCGGACTTCCACCTCAGGTTGCCCGCCGAGCACGACCACCGGGTCGCCCCGATGATCGCACCCAGGACCATGTCTCCCGAGATGGTTGCTCAAGGCCCGGGAAATCCGCCGATCACGCCCGAGACCGTCAACACGGAAGCTTGGCGGCGGGCGGAGATCCCGTCTGGCAGCGGATTCGGCAATGCGCGGTCGATCGGGGCCGTGCAGTCGGTGCTCGCGAGCGGCGGTCAGGTTCGGGGTGTGCGGCTGTTGTCGGCGGCCGGATGCGAGCGGGTTCTGGCGGAGCAGTTCGCTGGCGTAGACGAGCTACTGGGTGCGCAGATGCGTTACGGCATGGGGTACGGGCTGCAGGGCCGGACGGCGCTGTGGGGCGGCAGGGGCGGTTCCCTGGTTCTGGTCGACTTCGACACGCGCATGACCGTGGCGTACGCGATGAACCAGATGCTCGACGAGGGCATGCTCGGCGACGACCGCGCGATGAGCATCGTGTTCGCCGCCTACGGTGGGCTACAGAACGCCGGCTAA
- a CDS encoding class I SAM-dependent methyltransferase, whose translation MIEIDWAAEAGRLRHTATDEAGWNEMVATGLVRGTDRLAVDVGCGGGGMAKALAAAMPEGASVVAVDADADVLAEAREHTAGAVRCELVSMDDGPEPLRAAIGAPADLIWASASVHHAADQQAAIDALVSLLAPGGRLALAEGGLPSRSLPWDLGIGEPGLELRLDVVQDRWFKVMRESLPGSVPMTYGWTDALQRAGLTGVTTKSVLTEKPVPLSDEDRDRVVAQFQHRVDRMTPGASQGHGHGHGHGHEVPEDVCLPPEDLAVWKQLLDLDSEHFLGRRTDLAALSVRSIHVGQRAG comes from the coding sequence ATGATCGAGATTGATTGGGCGGCAGAGGCCGGGCGCTTGCGGCATACCGCGACTGATGAGGCCGGGTGGAACGAGATGGTGGCCACGGGGCTGGTTCGGGGGACGGACCGGCTGGCGGTGGATGTCGGGTGTGGTGGGGGTGGGATGGCTAAGGCGTTGGCTGCGGCTATGCCGGAGGGCGCGAGTGTGGTGGCGGTTGATGCTGACGCGGATGTGCTGGCGGAGGCGCGGGAGCATACGGCGGGCGCCGTACGGTGTGAGTTGGTGTCGATGGACGACGGGCCGGAGCCGTTGCGCGCGGCGATTGGTGCGCCGGCGGATTTGATTTGGGCCTCGGCGTCGGTCCATCACGCGGCGGACCAGCAGGCGGCTATCGATGCGCTCGTCTCGCTGCTGGCTCCGGGTGGGCGGCTGGCGTTGGCGGAGGGCGGTTTGCCGTCGCGGAGTTTGCCGTGGGATCTCGGGATTGGTGAGCCTGGGCTGGAGCTTCGGCTGGACGTGGTTCAGGACCGCTGGTTCAAGGTGATGCGGGAGTCGCTACCGGGCTCGGTGCCGATGACTTACGGCTGGACGGATGCGTTGCAGCGGGCGGGCCTGACCGGGGTGACGACGAAGAGCGTCCTGACCGAGAAGCCGGTGCCGCTGTCGGACGAGGACCGCGATCGGGTCGTCGCCCAGTTCCAGCACCGCGTCGACCGCATGACTCCAGGCGCATCACAGGGCCACGGCCATGGGCATGGGCACGGTCATGAGGTGCCCGAGGACGTGTGCCTTCCGCCGGAGGATCTTGCCGTTTGGAAGCAACTGCTCGATCTGGACAGCGAGCACTTCCTTGGCCGCCGGACAGACCTTGCCGCGTTGTCGGTCCGCAGTATCCACGTCGGCCAGCGCGCCGGTTAA